In a single window of the Bradyrhizobium sp. ORS 285 genome:
- a CDS encoding SDR family NAD(P)-dependent oxidoreductase codes for MGRLDGKVAVITGATSGIGLRTAEVFVAEGATVIAAGRRRAEGEALAARLGASCIFHQTDVTDDAQMRALIDLAVQRFGRLDCLFNNAGGPAQTGGIEGLEADRFDQAMAVLVRSVMLGMKYAAPHMKKQGAGSIINNGSIAGRLAGYSTSVVYSTAKAAVIHLTKCVAMELGESGVRVNSISPGLIATGIFGKALGLSTEDAERTPETIRNAYATAQPIPRAGLPEDIAHAAVFLASDESSFINGHDLVIDGAITGGRNWSQQQQGYQAMRKLLGDAVE; via the coding sequence ATGGGACGGTTGGACGGAAAGGTGGCGGTGATCACCGGCGCGACCAGCGGCATCGGCTTGCGCACGGCGGAGGTGTTCGTCGCGGAAGGCGCGACCGTGATCGCCGCGGGCCGGCGCCGTGCCGAGGGCGAGGCGCTGGCTGCTCGGCTCGGTGCGAGCTGCATTTTCCACCAGACGGATGTCACTGATGATGCGCAGATGCGCGCGCTGATCGATCTCGCTGTGCAGCGCTTCGGCCGGCTCGACTGCCTGTTCAACAATGCCGGCGGACCGGCGCAGACCGGCGGCATCGAGGGGCTGGAGGCGGATCGTTTCGACCAGGCGATGGCGGTGCTGGTGCGCAGCGTGATGCTCGGCATGAAGTACGCGGCGCCTCACATGAAGAAGCAGGGCGCGGGCAGCATCATCAACAATGGATCGATCGCCGGCCGGCTCGCGGGCTATTCGACGTCGGTGGTCTACAGCACGGCGAAGGCCGCGGTGATCCATCTCACCAAATGCGTCGCCATGGAGCTCGGCGAATCCGGCGTGCGCGTCAACTCGATCTCGCCGGGCCTGATCGCGACCGGCATCTTCGGCAAAGCGCTGGGCCTGTCGACCGAAGATGCCGAAAGGACGCCGGAGACGATCCGCAACGCCTACGCCACCGCGCAGCCGATCCCGCGCGCCGGCCTGCCCGAGGATATCGCACACGCGGCGGTGTTTCTCGCCAGTGATGAGTCCAGCTTCATCAACGGCCATGATCTCGTCATCGACGGCGCCATCACCGGCGGCCGCAACTGGAGCCAGCAGCAGCAGGGCTATCAGGCGATGCGCAAGCTGCTCGGGGATGCGGTGGAGTAG
- a CDS encoding DJ-1/PfpI family protein produces MRLGIPIYEGVNLLDVAGPLEMFYWAGQDNDLQTVLVSQDGGEVTSINGVRFAAQASFAETPTLDVLWVPGGKPEALEQIMTNPAHPYLEYLRQIASRATWVCSVCEGSLLLARAGLLDGHDATTHWYFTACLQSFPGIKVDTERKRFVVSSNASGKRLTGGGISAGLDEALQLIILLFGQKSAEDVQVTTQYFPIPPVMGSIPASPSCPIRWT; encoded by the coding sequence ATGAGGCTTGGAATTCCGATCTATGAAGGCGTCAATCTGCTCGACGTCGCCGGCCCGCTCGAAATGTTCTACTGGGCGGGCCAGGACAACGACCTGCAGACGGTCCTGGTCTCTCAGGACGGCGGGGAGGTGACCTCCATCAACGGTGTGCGCTTCGCGGCGCAGGCGAGCTTCGCCGAGACGCCGACGCTCGACGTGCTCTGGGTGCCCGGCGGCAAGCCGGAGGCGCTGGAGCAGATCATGACGAATCCGGCACACCCCTATCTGGAATATCTGCGGCAGATCGCGAGTCGGGCGACCTGGGTCTGCTCGGTGTGCGAAGGGTCACTGCTGCTCGCGCGAGCCGGGCTGCTCGACGGCCACGACGCGACCACGCACTGGTATTTCACCGCTTGCCTGCAGAGCTTCCCAGGGATCAAGGTGGATACGGAGCGCAAGCGCTTCGTGGTGTCGAGCAACGCCTCGGGGAAGCGACTGACCGGCGGCGGCATCTCGGCCGGACTGGACGAGGCGCTGCAACTGATCATCCTGCTGTTCGGCCAGAAGAGCGCCGAGGACGTGCAGGTCACGACGCAGTACTTCCCGATCCCGCCGGTCATGGGCTCCATCCCGGCTTCGCCGTCCTGTCCGATCCGCTGGACGTGA
- a CDS encoding bifunctional diguanylate cyclase/phosphodiesterase: MYSSDRFNFSPDANDGLGATEAELRFLRSVLSQLPSGVTVQDEQGRFLLVNDTAAVQLGAAANSVDGVSAPHLDIRRTSCREILGRGRTVIAEEKVTGERGAQTLLTAHRPVRIGDRQVLISSSADISEQKEFEDQLFRAAYYDELTGLPMRRVVEHRADTLVRRGRVEGRFALAFLDLDNFKYINDYYGHATGDALLIELAKRISRDLRESDLLSRISGDEFLLLLHPIERAEEVAEFLHALLDRLNAPFFIDGAEVFASASVGVSLFPEHGASYDVLRQNADLAMYRVKNSGKGTLAFFSSAMEHEALARMKVEQSLRLAILEKRFCCAFQAKVDIRTEEIKGIEALVRLRDNEGVIQAPGAFINLAVELGLIDELAHLVLDEIVKSIDLINDTFGQDATISINVAAKQASNPDFMQPFARALEATGFPKRFMVEVTEDAFVTRSHFQDEIVPLLREIGVGISIDDFGIGYSSLSALADITADEIKIDRSFITDIHKRPRSQGILRAIESLSEALGMTVIAEGIESFEELAYLQAATKIRYAQGYYFSRPIFLEELKPAVPLASEARMSLASRAVQENRQAYARSSRYRR, from the coding sequence ATGTACAGCAGCGACCGTTTCAACTTTTCCCCCGACGCCAATGACGGGCTGGGCGCCACCGAGGCCGAGCTGCGCTTCCTGCGCAGCGTCCTCAGCCAGCTGCCGTCGGGCGTCACGGTGCAGGACGAGCAGGGTCGTTTTCTTCTCGTTAACGATACAGCCGCCGTGCAGCTTGGCGCCGCCGCCAACAGCGTCGACGGCGTCTCGGCGCCGCATCTGGATATCAGGCGAACGAGCTGCCGCGAGATTCTCGGCCGGGGTCGCACCGTGATCGCCGAGGAGAAGGTCACGGGCGAGCGCGGCGCGCAGACGCTGCTGACCGCCCATCGGCCAGTGCGCATCGGCGACCGCCAGGTGCTGATCTCGAGTTCGGCTGATATCAGCGAGCAGAAGGAGTTCGAGGACCAGCTGTTCCGCGCCGCCTATTATGACGAGCTGACCGGGCTGCCGATGCGCCGCGTCGTCGAGCACCGAGCGGATACGCTGGTTCGCCGCGGCCGTGTCGAAGGGCGCTTCGCGCTGGCCTTCCTCGATCTCGACAATTTCAAGTACATCAACGACTATTACGGCCACGCCACCGGCGACGCGCTGCTGATCGAGCTCGCCAAGCGCATCAGCCGCGACCTGCGCGAATCCGACCTGCTGTCGCGCATCAGCGGCGACGAATTCCTGCTGCTACTGCATCCGATCGAGCGCGCCGAGGAGGTCGCCGAATTCCTCCACGCCCTGCTGGATCGTCTGAATGCGCCATTCTTCATCGATGGCGCCGAGGTGTTCGCCTCCGCCTCCGTCGGCGTCAGCCTGTTTCCCGAGCATGGCGCGAGCTACGACGTGCTGCGGCAGAATGCCGACCTTGCGATGTACCGCGTCAAGAACAGCGGCAAGGGCACGCTGGCCTTCTTCTCCAGCGCGATGGAGCACGAGGCGCTGGCGCGCATGAAGGTCGAGCAGTCGCTGCGGCTCGCGATTCTCGAGAAGCGCTTCTGCTGCGCGTTCCAGGCCAAGGTCGATATCCGCACCGAAGAGATCAAGGGCATCGAGGCCCTGGTGCGGCTGCGCGACAATGAGGGCGTGATCCAGGCGCCGGGGGCCTTCATCAACCTTGCGGTCGAGCTCGGCCTGATCGACGAGCTGGCGCATCTCGTGCTGGACGAGATCGTCAAGTCCATCGACCTGATCAACGACACGTTCGGCCAGGACGCGACGATCAGCATCAATGTCGCTGCCAAGCAGGCGTCGAATCCGGACTTCATGCAGCCGTTCGCACGCGCCCTCGAGGCGACCGGGTTTCCGAAGCGCTTCATGGTCGAGGTCACCGAGGACGCCTTCGTGACCCGCAGCCATTTCCAGGACGAGATCGTGCCGCTGCTGCGCGAGATCGGCGTCGGCATCTCGATCGACGATTTCGGCATCGGCTATTCGTCGCTGTCGGCGCTCGCCGATATCACCGCCGACGAGATCAAGATCGACCGCTCCTTCATCACGGACATCCACAAGCGGCCGCGCAGCCAGGGCATCCTGCGCGCGATCGAGTCGCTCAGCGAAGCGCTCGGCATGACCGTGATCGCCGAAGGCATCGAGTCGTTCGAGGAGCTCGCTTACCTGCAGGCCGCGACCAAGATCCGCTATGCGCAGGGCTACTACTTCTCGCGCCCGATCTTCCTCGAGGAGCTGAAGCCCGCGGTGCCGCTTGCAAGCGAAGCGCGCATGAGCCTCGCCAGTCGCGCTGTGCAGGAAAATCGACAGGCCTACGCACGCAGCAGCCGGTATC
- a CDS encoding tyrosinase family protein, whose protein sequence is MSAALRVRRSIQDLQDEFDKGNKKPLEDLMRAWKGIKELPPNDPRSFFVLGGYHGEPFRGAGWGNAQYWGGYCNHGNILFPTWHRVYLLKLEDALRSIPGCADVTLPFWDETSEASLSKGIPTALTQKDVVLDGQTIPNPLRSFVFPHGIVDHLSPIPDADYSKPKGYETVRYPLSGLVGTEADRAATEAHNAKFPDYDTNVGLLNENIRTWLSAAVMVEGKPIGGGHVRDKYAACLNAPNYTVFSNTTSAAQWFDDTGQRVVPLESPHNSIHLAVGGFDLPNVFDASPIDGANGDMGENDTAGLDPIFFFHHCFVDRVFWLWQKKNGFTDRLEIIPQYPGTNSVDSQGPTPGTAANAWLTLDSPLDPFRLTQDGQERPYTSQDCTNIETQLGYTYGPGSLEQPGALEAVAATSTARTISVRGLNRARIRGSFLISAFATVDGKRQHIGTEAILSRWHVEGCANCQTHVEGRAAISTHPLGAFAAQVTPDQIDVQVRTRDGLLGGGVQPLAAAAPASAPAKRLFKVELR, encoded by the coding sequence ATGAGCGCTGCGCTGCGGGTACGTCGCTCGATCCAGGATCTGCAGGACGAGTTCGACAAGGGCAACAAGAAGCCGCTCGAAGATCTGATGCGCGCCTGGAAGGGCATCAAGGAGCTCCCGCCGAATGATCCCCGGTCGTTCTTCGTGCTCGGCGGCTATCACGGCGAGCCGTTTCGTGGCGCGGGCTGGGGCAACGCGCAATATTGGGGCGGGTACTGCAACCACGGCAACATTCTGTTCCCGACCTGGCACCGGGTCTACCTGCTGAAGCTGGAGGATGCGCTGCGCAGCATTCCCGGTTGCGCTGACGTCACACTGCCGTTCTGGGACGAGACCAGCGAGGCATCGCTGAGCAAGGGCATTCCGACCGCGCTGACCCAGAAGGACGTCGTGCTGGACGGGCAGACGATTCCCAATCCGCTGCGCTCCTTCGTGTTTCCACACGGCATCGTGGATCACCTGAGCCCGATCCCGGATGCTGATTACAGCAAGCCGAAAGGCTACGAGACGGTCCGCTATCCGCTGTCGGGACTGGTCGGGACCGAGGCCGACCGCGCCGCGACCGAGGCGCACAATGCAAAATTCCCCGACTACGACACCAATGTCGGACTGCTGAACGAGAACATCCGGACCTGGCTGTCGGCCGCCGTCATGGTCGAAGGCAAGCCGATCGGCGGCGGGCACGTCCGCGACAAATACGCCGCCTGCCTGAACGCGCCGAACTACACGGTGTTCTCCAACACCACCTCCGCCGCGCAATGGTTCGACGACACCGGGCAGCGGGTCGTGCCGCTCGAAAGTCCGCACAACAGCATTCATCTGGCCGTGGGCGGGTTCGATCTGCCGAACGTGTTCGACGCCTCGCCGATCGACGGCGCCAACGGCGACATGGGCGAGAACGACACCGCCGGCCTCGATCCGATCTTCTTTTTCCATCACTGCTTCGTCGACCGGGTGTTCTGGCTCTGGCAAAAAAAGAACGGCTTCACCGACCGGCTGGAGATCATCCCGCAATATCCCGGCACCAACTCTGTCGACAGCCAGGGGCCGACGCCGGGCACCGCCGCCAATGCGTGGCTCACGCTCGATTCGCCGCTCGATCCGTTCAGGCTGACGCAGGACGGCCAGGAACGTCCCTACACGTCACAGGACTGCACCAACATCGAGACTCAGCTGGGCTACACTTACGGACCCGGCTCGCTGGAGCAGCCGGGCGCGCTCGAGGCCGTGGCGGCGACGTCCACCGCGCGCACGATCAGCGTCCGCGGCCTCAACCGCGCCCGCATTCGCGGCTCTTTCCTCATCAGCGCCTTCGCCACGGTCGACGGCAAGCGGCAGCACATCGGCACCGAGGCCATCCTCAGCCGCTGGCATGTCGAGGGCTGTGCCAACTGCCAGACGCATGTCGAGGGCCGGGCGGCGATCAGCACGCATCCGCTGGGTGCGTTCGCGGCACAGGTGACACCCGACCAGATCGACGTGCAGGTGCGCACTCGCGACGGGCTGCTCGGCGGCGGTGTCCAGCCGCTGGCCGCCGCAGCGCCGGCCTCTGCGCCGGCGAAGCGGCTGTTCAAGGTCGAGCTGCGCTAG
- a CDS encoding response regulator: MSNQLLVIEDAEVHLSILRKIAVQCGYEATCVTSVEAASEVLRDKTFDCITLDLSLGDRCGADILLLLNELKIRTPVIFISGAEDGTREEHVRLATVLGLVVYPQFQKPVDLPALRETLKQIATLADCERLVAAVR; the protein is encoded by the coding sequence ATGAGCAATCAGTTGCTGGTGATCGAGGATGCCGAGGTGCATCTCTCGATTCTGCGCAAGATCGCCGTCCAATGCGGCTATGAGGCGACCTGCGTGACGTCGGTCGAGGCGGCGTCCGAGGTGCTGCGCGACAAGACGTTCGACTGCATCACGCTGGATCTGTCGCTCGGCGACCGCTGCGGCGCCGACATCCTGCTGCTGCTCAACGAACTGAAAATACGCACGCCGGTGATCTTCATCAGCGGCGCGGAGGATGGCACCCGCGAGGAGCACGTCCGGCTCGCCACCGTGCTCGGCCTCGTCGTCTATCCGCAGTTCCAGAAGCCGGTCGACCTGCCGGCGCTGCGCGAGACGCTCAAGCAGATCGCGACGCTCGCCGACTGCGAGCGGCTGGTCGCGGCGGTGAGGTAG
- a CDS encoding cytochrome P450, whose amino-acid sequence MSMQHVVSDTIRLTPPRRNSLTHIPGDEGWPIIGKTFEVLADPKGHVERNARKYGPVYRSHMFGDVNVVLLGPEANELVLFDQAKLFSSAHGWGHILNLLFPRGLMLLDFEEHRMHRKALSVAFKAGPMKSYLAGLDRGIASRIAQWRERPGEMLFYPAIKQLTLDLAATSFLGTEIGPEVDAINRAFIDMVAAAVAPIRKPLPGTQMARGVKGRQRIVAYFSEQIPLRRAKADGDDLFSHLCRATDDEGALLSTQDIVDHMSFLMMAAHDTLTSSLTSFVAQLAAHPEWQQKLRAEVESLGLAKGDPMSSEHLEKMKLTEMAFQETLRLMPPVPSLPRRPVRDFTFKGFAIPAGTGVGINPMYTHHMPEIWPEPERFDPMRFTDEAQRGRHRFAWVPFGGGAHMCLGLHFAYMQAKCFARHFLGNVEVSLAPGYQPSWQVWPIPKPRDGLKVQLKAV is encoded by the coding sequence ATGTCGATGCAGCATGTGGTCTCTGACACGATCAGGCTGACGCCGCCCCGGCGCAACTCGCTGACCCACATTCCCGGCGACGAAGGCTGGCCGATCATCGGCAAGACCTTCGAGGTGCTCGCCGATCCCAAAGGCCATGTCGAGCGCAACGCCAGGAAATATGGCCCGGTCTATCGCAGCCACATGTTCGGCGACGTCAACGTCGTGCTGCTGGGCCCCGAGGCCAACGAGCTGGTGCTGTTCGACCAGGCCAAGCTGTTCTCCTCCGCCCATGGCTGGGGCCACATTCTCAATCTCTTGTTTCCGCGCGGGCTGATGCTGCTCGATTTCGAGGAGCACCGCATGCACCGCAAGGCGCTGTCGGTCGCGTTCAAGGCGGGGCCGATGAAGTCCTATCTCGCCGGCCTCGACCGCGGCATCGCATCGCGCATCGCGCAGTGGCGCGAGAGGCCCGGCGAGATGCTGTTCTATCCGGCGATCAAGCAGCTCACCCTCGACCTCGCCGCGACGTCTTTCCTCGGCACCGAGATCGGCCCGGAGGTCGACGCCATCAACCGCGCCTTCATCGACATGGTGGCCGCCGCCGTCGCGCCGATCCGCAAGCCGCTGCCGGGCACGCAGATGGCGCGCGGCGTCAAGGGCCGCCAGCGCATCGTCGCCTATTTCTCCGAGCAGATTCCGCTGCGCCGCGCCAAGGCAGATGGCGACGATCTGTTTTCGCATCTGTGCCGCGCCACTGACGACGAGGGCGCACTGTTGTCGACGCAGGACATCGTCGATCACATGAGCTTCCTGATGATGGCGGCGCATGACACGCTGACCTCGTCGCTGACCTCCTTCGTCGCCCAGCTCGCCGCGCATCCGGAATGGCAGCAGAAGCTGCGGGCGGAGGTCGAGAGCCTCGGCCTCGCCAAGGGGGATCCGATGAGCTCGGAGCATCTGGAGAAGATGAAGCTGACGGAGATGGCGTTCCAGGAGACCTTGCGGCTGATGCCGCCGGTGCCGTCGCTGCCGCGCCGCCCGGTCCGCGACTTCACCTTCAAGGGCTTTGCGATTCCGGCCGGCACCGGCGTCGGCATCAATCCGATGTACACCCACCACATGCCGGAGATCTGGCCCGAGCCGGAGCGGTTCGACCCGATGCGCTTCACCGACGAGGCGCAGCGCGGCCGCCACCGCTTCGCCTGGGTGCCGTTCGGCGGCGGCGCGCATATGTGCCTCGGCCTGCACTTCGCCTACATGCAGGCGAAATGCTTTGCGCGGCACTTCCTGGGCAATGTCGAGGTCTCGCTCGCACCGGGCTATCAGCCGAGCTGGCAGGTTTGGCCGATCCCCAAGCCGCGCGACGGGCTGAAGGTGCAGCTGAAGGCGGTGTGA
- a CDS encoding sensor histidine kinase, which yields MTRLIDDIKRVWRGEQQPSLTWSCLFAAMCLIAATAIRYGMAHLRPDVFFTPYMPAVFFATAMGGSGVGLATAILGAALGLVLDFGGGPADGARLALMTMYLTVAGLVIWGVNHYRSLAAKQREIARRLTEEEQYRKLLVDELHHRLKNKTSTIHAVLHQVLHDQPQVWGRIDQRIRALATADDLIARADAQGCDLRDLLTSELGPYGHVRFELTGDPLYLPAKLAVSLALIFHELATNAGKYGAFASPRGFLQVSWTMQGDRLKLTWVEAEGPPPGPIGKPGFGTKLLRAALSSFDGSTETTFLATGLHCTMQCRVPPS from the coding sequence ATGACGCGACTCATCGACGACATCAAGCGGGTCTGGCGGGGCGAGCAGCAGCCATCGCTGACATGGAGCTGCCTGTTTGCAGCGATGTGCCTGATCGCGGCGACCGCGATCCGCTACGGCATGGCGCATCTGCGGCCCGACGTGTTCTTCACGCCCTATATGCCGGCCGTGTTCTTCGCCACGGCGATGGGCGGATCGGGCGTTGGCCTCGCCACTGCGATTCTCGGCGCAGCGCTTGGCCTCGTGCTCGACTTTGGCGGCGGCCCGGCCGATGGCGCGCGGCTCGCACTGATGACGATGTATCTGACGGTCGCAGGTCTGGTGATCTGGGGCGTCAATCACTATCGCTCTCTGGCCGCCAAGCAGCGCGAGATCGCGCGGCGGCTGACCGAAGAGGAGCAGTATCGCAAGCTGCTGGTCGACGAGTTGCATCACCGGCTCAAGAACAAGACCTCGACCATTCACGCGGTGCTGCATCAGGTGCTGCACGACCAGCCGCAGGTCTGGGGCCGCATCGACCAGCGCATCCGCGCGCTCGCGACCGCCGACGACCTGATCGCGCGCGCCGACGCCCAGGGCTGCGATCTCAGGGATCTCTTGACGTCGGAGCTCGGACCCTACGGCCATGTCCGCTTCGAGCTCACCGGCGATCCGCTGTATCTTCCTGCCAAGCTCGCCGTCAGCCTGGCGCTGATCTTCCACGAGCTCGCCACCAACGCCGGCAAATACGGCGCCTTCGCTTCCCCCCGCGGCTTCCTGCAGGTGTCATGGACGATGCAGGGCGACCGCCTCAAGCTGACCTGGGTCGAAGCCGAGGGACCGCCGCCCGGCCCGATCGGCAAGCCCGGCTTCGGCACCAAGCTGCTGAGGGCGGCCTTGTCGTCGTTCGACGGCAGCACCGAGACGACGTTTCTCGCAACCGGTCTTCACTGCACCATGCAGTGCCGGGTGCCGCCGAGCTGA
- a CDS encoding LLM class flavin-dependent oxidoreductase — MARLKFGAFLAPHHPIGEHPMLQFRRDLDLVSQLDELGYDEFWCGEHHSSGWEMIASPEMFLAAAGERTKRIRLGTGVISLPYHHPYNVAQRMVQLDHMTGGRAIFGSGPGALASDAHTLGIDPMTQRDRQDEAIAIIRRLFNGERVTAKSDWFTMNDAALQILPLQEEMPFVVASQISPSGMTLAGKYGIGIISLGSMSTQGLMALPQQWEFAEDAAKKHGTTVSRANWRVLLSWHIAETREQARREAGPGLMRWHNEYTVGTLMRPGLKPFSSPDEAVDKTAFVEGAASTIGTPDDLVKTIKNLMQVSGGVGHIIGFVHDWANPENTRRSWDMVARYVVPEINGYIDGLRRSQKFVIENREIFERAGQAVMAKIMGNDKAAAALSQTGPGRIAIPAVNAPDLQEAAKRRG; from the coding sequence ATGGCGCGGCTCAAATTCGGCGCATTCCTCGCTCCGCATCATCCGATCGGCGAGCATCCGATGCTGCAATTCCGCCGCGACCTCGATCTCGTCTCTCAGCTCGACGAGCTCGGCTATGACGAGTTCTGGTGCGGTGAGCATCATTCGAGCGGCTGGGAGATGATCGCCTCGCCCGAGATGTTCCTCGCCGCCGCCGGCGAGCGCACCAAGCGCATCAGGCTCGGCACCGGCGTCATCTCGCTGCCCTATCATCATCCCTACAACGTGGCGCAGCGCATGGTGCAGCTCGACCACATGACCGGCGGCCGCGCCATCTTCGGCTCCGGCCCCGGCGCGCTGGCTTCCGATGCGCACACCCTGGGCATCGATCCGATGACACAGCGCGACCGCCAGGACGAGGCGATCGCCATCATCCGCCGCCTGTTCAACGGCGAACGCGTCACCGCCAAGAGCGACTGGTTCACGATGAACGACGCCGCGCTGCAGATCCTGCCCTTGCAGGAGGAGATGCCGTTCGTCGTGGCGTCGCAGATCTCGCCGTCGGGCATGACGCTCGCCGGCAAATACGGCATCGGCATCATCTCGCTCGGCTCGATGTCGACGCAGGGCCTGATGGCGCTGCCGCAGCAATGGGAGTTCGCCGAGGATGCCGCGAAGAAGCACGGCACCACGGTAAGCCGCGCCAATTGGCGCGTGCTGTTGTCCTGGCACATCGCCGAGACCCGCGAACAGGCGCGCCGCGAGGCCGGGCCCGGGCTGATGCGCTGGCACAACGAGTATACGGTCGGCACCTTGATGCGGCCCGGCCTGAAGCCGTTCTCGTCGCCGGACGAGGCCGTCGACAAGACCGCCTTCGTCGAGGGCGCGGCCTCGACGATCGGCACGCCCGACGATCTCGTCAAGACGATCAAGAACCTGATGCAGGTGTCGGGTGGCGTGGGCCACATCATCGGCTTCGTGCACGACTGGGCCAATCCGGAGAACACCCGGCGCAGCTGGGACATGGTCGCGCGCTACGTCGTGCCGGAGATCAACGGCTATATCGACGGCCTGCGCCGCTCGCAGAAATTCGTCATCGAGAACCGTGAGATCTTCGAGCGCGCCGGACAGGCCGTGATGGCCAAGATCATGGGCAATGACAAGGCCGCCGCCGCGCTGTCGCAGACCGGACCGGGCCGCATCGCGATTCCCGCGGTCAATGCGCCGGACCTGCAGGAGGCGGCGAAGCGCAGAGGGTGA
- a CDS encoding PHB depolymerase family esterase, whose amino-acid sequence MSLAENVEYLRRLRELNGITGFGDPRRQARPAPECPLVEVESFGSNPGRLKMFAYVPAQRQPLLPLVIVLHGCGQSAAEYDLGAGWSTLAKHFGFALLMPEQQRINNPQRCFNWFQSEDITRGQGEVASIREMIARMVADCAIDERRIFVTGLSAGGAMTMAMLSAHPDLFAGGAVIAGLPFGAARNMRDAILQMRMPPARPAGELGDLVRRASNHRGKWPKLSVWHGTADYTVHPDNAGEIVKQWLDLHHLPLAPMAANNVNGYPHEQWWNADGETMVESYTITNMAHGTPIGIAANDKRYGKAGPYLLEAGISSSYLIAKFFGVTDWIRQPKPAVTSPSTKLIPEVSPISALPALTKMLRRPDDARAAEPAEAAPEPAKPAGPRPARAKPNSSAARPPKRKAESSSATPAPGEIKALSAVPADAPAEVKPPVAKPGVAKAIDMTPADPSPVVAVKVPPIPAAPAPESKPRRVIDVAAVIDRALKAAGLK is encoded by the coding sequence TTGTCCCTCGCTGAAAATGTTGAGTATTTGCGACGGCTGCGGGAGCTGAACGGCATCACCGGATTCGGCGATCCTCGCCGTCAGGCGCGGCCCGCGCCCGAGTGCCCGCTGGTCGAGGTCGAGAGCTTCGGCAGCAATCCCGGCCGTCTCAAGATGTTCGCCTACGTCCCGGCGCAGCGCCAGCCGCTGCTGCCGCTCGTCATCGTGCTGCATGGCTGCGGCCAGAGCGCGGCGGAGTATGATCTCGGCGCCGGCTGGTCGACGCTTGCAAAGCATTTCGGCTTCGCGCTGCTGATGCCGGAGCAGCAGCGCATCAATAATCCGCAGCGCTGCTTCAACTGGTTTCAATCCGAGGACATCACGCGCGGGCAGGGCGAGGTCGCCTCGATCCGCGAGATGATCGCGCGCATGGTCGCCGACTGCGCCATCGACGAGAGGCGAATCTTCGTCACCGGCCTGTCGGCCGGCGGCGCGATGACCATGGCGATGCTGTCGGCGCATCCGGACTTGTTCGCGGGCGGCGCCGTCATCGCCGGCCTGCCGTTCGGCGCTGCGCGCAACATGCGCGACGCGATCCTGCAGATGCGGATGCCGCCGGCGCGCCCGGCCGGCGAGCTCGGCGATCTCGTGCGCCGCGCCTCCAACCATCGCGGCAAATGGCCGAAACTGTCGGTGTGGCACGGCACTGCGGACTACACGGTGCATCCGGACAATGCCGGCGAGATCGTCAAGCAATGGCTCGATTTGCATCATCTGCCGCTGGCGCCGATGGCCGCGAACAACGTCAACGGCTATCCGCATGAGCAGTGGTGGAATGCCGACGGCGAGACGATGGTCGAGTCCTACACCATCACCAACATGGCCCATGGCACGCCGATCGGAATCGCCGCCAACGACAAGCGCTACGGCAAGGCCGGGCCGTATCTGCTCGAGGCCGGCATCTCCTCGTCCTATCTGATCGCCAAATTCTTCGGCGTGACCGACTGGATCCGCCAGCCGAAGCCCGCGGTGACCTCGCCGAGCACCAAGCTCATCCCCGAGGTGTCGCCGATCTCGGCGCTGCCGGCGCTGACGAAGATGCTGCGCCGGCCTGACGATGCGCGTGCCGCAGAGCCGGCGGAGGCCGCGCCCGAGCCCGCCAAGCCTGCAGGACCGCGGCCTGCGCGCGCCAAGCCGAACAGCTCCGCAGCAAGGCCGCCGAAGCGCAAGGCCGAGTCGTCCAGCGCTACGCCAGCGCCGGGCGAGATCAAGGCGCTGAGCGCAGTGCCGGCTGACGCGCCCGCCGAGGTGAAGCCGCCCGTGGCCAAGCCCGGGGTGGCCAAAGCCATCGACATGACGCCGGCCGATCCATCGCCGGTCGTTGCGGTGAAGGTACCACCGATTCCCGCTGCGCCGGCCCCTGAGTCGAAGCCCCGTCGCGTCATCGACGTCGCCGCCGTGATCGACCGCGCGCTGAAGGCCGCCGGGCTCAAGTGA